In a single window of the Streptomyces sp. HUAS ZL42 genome:
- a CDS encoding acyl-CoA dehydrogenase family protein produces the protein MDFAFDARTEELRAKLLAFMDEYVYPAEAVAEEQRAALASPWDTPAVVEELKAEARRQGLWNLFLPDTEYGAGLTNLQYAPLAEITGRSPQLAPTAVNCAAPDTGNMEVLAQFGDEQQKKQWLEPLLSGEIRSAFAMTEPEVASSDATNITTLIERDGDEYVITGRKWYISGAMNPDCKIFIVMGKTDPDGPDIRRQQSMVLVPRDTPGVTVERAMQVFGYEDHYHGGHAEVIFDHARVPVSNLIGEEGGGFAIAQARLGPGRIHHCMRLIGMAERAIELMCRRAVSRTAFGKALAQQGVVHNWIADARVTVEQLRLLVLKTAWLMDTAGNRGAHTEIQAIKIATPRAVVDIIDRAIQLHGAGGVSQDFPLAELYAAARTLMIADGPDEVHQRSLARRELKKYL, from the coding sequence ATGGACTTCGCGTTCGACGCCCGCACCGAGGAACTGCGCGCCAAGCTGCTCGCCTTCATGGACGAGTACGTCTACCCGGCCGAGGCGGTGGCGGAGGAGCAGCGGGCCGCACTGGCGTCGCCCTGGGACACCCCGGCCGTCGTCGAGGAGCTGAAGGCCGAGGCGCGCAGGCAGGGACTGTGGAACCTCTTCCTGCCCGACACCGAGTACGGCGCCGGGTTGACCAACCTCCAGTACGCGCCGCTCGCCGAGATCACCGGCCGCTCCCCGCAGCTCGCGCCCACCGCGGTGAACTGCGCCGCACCCGACACCGGGAACATGGAGGTGCTCGCGCAGTTCGGCGACGAGCAGCAGAAGAAGCAGTGGCTGGAGCCGCTGCTCTCCGGTGAGATCCGCTCGGCGTTCGCGATGACCGAGCCGGAGGTGGCCTCCTCGGACGCCACCAACATCACCACGCTCATCGAGCGGGACGGCGACGAGTACGTCATCACCGGCCGCAAGTGGTACATCTCCGGGGCGATGAACCCGGACTGCAAGATCTTCATCGTGATGGGCAAGACGGACCCGGACGGCCCCGACATCCGCCGCCAGCAGTCCATGGTCCTGGTCCCGCGCGACACGCCGGGCGTCACGGTCGAGCGTGCCATGCAGGTCTTCGGCTACGAGGACCACTACCACGGCGGTCACGCCGAGGTGATCTTCGACCACGCGCGCGTGCCGGTGTCGAACCTGATCGGCGAGGAGGGCGGCGGCTTCGCCATCGCCCAGGCCCGGCTGGGTCCCGGCCGCATCCACCACTGCATGCGGCTGATCGGCATGGCGGAGCGGGCGATCGAGCTGATGTGCAGGCGGGCCGTGTCCCGGACCGCCTTCGGCAAGGCGCTGGCCCAGCAGGGCGTGGTGCACAACTGGATCGCCGACGCGCGCGTGACCGTCGAACAGCTGCGGCTGCTGGTGCTGAAGACGGCCTGGCTGATGGACACGGCCGGCAACCGGGGCGCGCACACGGAGATCCAGGCCATCAAGATCGCCACGCCCCGTGCGGTCGTCGACATCATCGACCGGGCGATCCAGCTGCACGGCGCCGGCGGCGTCAGCCAGGACTTCCCGCTGGCCGAGCTCTACGCGGCCGCCCGCACGCTGATGATCGCCGACGGCCCGGACGAGGTGCACCAGCGGTCGCTGGCGCGGCGGGAGCTGAAGAAGTACCTGTGA
- a CDS encoding TetR/AcrR family transcriptional regulator: MPRTTDGDGAPVPQRLLAAATRLFAEQGYDRTSVQEIVEAAGVTKGALYHYFGSKDDLLHEVYARVLRVQQERLDAFAGADEPVEKRLRAAAADVVVTTIENLDDAMIFFRSMHHLSPEKNKQVRAERRRYHERFRALIEEGQEAGVFSTATPADLVVDYHFGSVHHLSTWYRPDGPLSPQQVADHLADLLLRALRP; this comes from the coding sequence GTGCCCAGGACGACGGACGGGGACGGAGCTCCTGTGCCGCAGCGGCTCCTGGCCGCCGCCACCCGGCTCTTCGCCGAGCAGGGATACGACCGCACCTCGGTGCAGGAGATCGTCGAGGCGGCCGGCGTCACCAAGGGGGCGCTGTACCACTACTTCGGCTCCAAGGACGACCTCCTGCACGAGGTGTACGCGCGCGTGCTGCGCGTCCAGCAGGAGCGGCTCGACGCCTTCGCGGGCGCGGACGAGCCGGTCGAGAAGCGCCTCAGAGCCGCGGCGGCCGACGTCGTCGTCACGACGATCGAGAACCTCGACGACGCGATGATCTTCTTTCGCTCCATGCACCATCTGAGCCCGGAGAAGAACAAGCAGGTGCGCGCCGAGCGCCGGCGCTACCACGAACGCTTCCGCGCGCTCATCGAGGAGGGCCAGGAGGCGGGCGTCTTCTCCACGGCCACTCCGGCCGACCTCGTGGTGGACTACCACTTCGGCTCGGTGCACCACCTGTCGACGTGGTACCGGCCGGACGGCCCGCTCAGCCCGCAGCAGGTCGCCGACCACCTGGCCGACCTGTTGCTGCGGGCGCTGCGGCCGTAG
- a CDS encoding SDR family oxidoreductase — MVEAVQGAGVVVTGAGGGIGAALARRFAAEGARVVVNDLDADKAEAVADEIGGIAVPGDASAIVGEAKDALGGTVDVYCANAGVASGGSEAAGEAVWALAWDVNVMAHVRAAEALLPEWLERGSGRFVSTVSAAGLLTMIGAAPYSVTKHGAYAFAEWLSLTYRHRGIKVHAICPQGVRTDMLAAAGSAGDLVLQPTAIEPAEVADALFKGIEEDRFLILPHPEVAGYYQARAAEPDRWLTNMNHIQQKWEAGR, encoded by the coding sequence ATGGTGGAAGCCGTTCAGGGTGCTGGAGTCGTCGTCACCGGGGCGGGGGGTGGGATCGGAGCCGCCCTGGCCCGTCGCTTCGCCGCGGAGGGGGCCCGGGTCGTCGTCAATGACCTGGATGCGGACAAGGCCGAGGCCGTCGCCGACGAGATCGGTGGCATCGCCGTGCCGGGGGACGCCTCCGCGATCGTCGGTGAGGCGAAGGACGCGCTCGGCGGCACCGTCGACGTCTACTGCGCCAACGCCGGAGTCGCCTCGGGCGGTTCCGAGGCCGCCGGTGAAGCAGTCTGGGCGCTCGCCTGGGACGTCAACGTCATGGCGCACGTCCGTGCGGCCGAGGCGCTGCTTCCGGAGTGGCTGGAGCGTGGCAGCGGGCGTTTCGTGTCCACCGTCTCCGCCGCCGGGCTGCTGACGATGATCGGCGCCGCGCCCTACAGCGTCACCAAGCACGGCGCGTACGCCTTCGCCGAGTGGCTGTCGCTGACGTACCGCCACCGCGGGATCAAGGTCCACGCGATCTGTCCGCAGGGCGTCCGCACCGACATGCTTGCCGCCGCCGGCAGTGCGGGCGACCTGGTGCTCCAGCCGACCGCGATCGAACCGGCGGAGGTCGCCGACGCGCTGTTCAAGGGCATCGAGGAGGACCGCTTCCTGATCCTGCCGCACCCCGAGGTCGCCGGGTACTACCAGGCCAGGGCCGCCGAGCCCGATCGCTGGCTGACGAACATGAACCACATCCAGCAGAAGTGGGAGGCCGGGCGGTGA
- a CDS encoding phosphotransferase family protein, with product MSPDHPPGLDLDRLRGLLDRERPGLVHGPLTGRLIEGGRSNLTYELTDGTSKWVVRRPPLGHVLATAHDMKREHRVISALHPTSVPVPSPVLLCEDEEVLGAPFYVMEFVEGTPYRTADQLATLGPERTRGAVLSLVDTLVELHAVDPAEVGLADFGRPEGFLDRQLRRWGKQLDASRNRDLAGVDELHAALGRRLPASPAPAVVHGDYRLDNVLIGADDKIKAILDWEMSTLGDPLTDLGLLVMYSMPLGMPDSPVSTTAQAPGHPAPAELIERYAARSGRDVSAVSWYTAFAWFKLAVILEGIHYRYTLGQTVGRGFDRIGDLVPVFIEHGLTTLQEG from the coding sequence ATGAGCCCCGACCACCCGCCCGGACTCGATCTCGACCGGCTGCGCGGCCTGCTCGACCGTGAGCGGCCCGGCCTGGTGCACGGCCCGCTGACCGGCCGGCTGATCGAGGGCGGTCGGTCGAACCTGACGTACGAGCTCACGGACGGCACCTCGAAATGGGTCGTACGCCGGCCCCCGCTGGGCCACGTCCTGGCCACCGCGCACGACATGAAGCGCGAGCACCGGGTGATCAGCGCACTGCACCCGACCAGCGTGCCGGTGCCGAGTCCGGTGCTGCTGTGCGAGGACGAGGAGGTGCTCGGGGCGCCCTTCTACGTGATGGAGTTCGTCGAGGGCACCCCGTACCGCACGGCCGACCAGCTCGCCACGCTCGGCCCGGAGCGCACCCGCGGCGCGGTGCTGTCCCTGGTGGACACCCTCGTCGAGCTGCACGCGGTGGACCCCGCCGAGGTGGGGCTCGCGGACTTCGGCCGGCCCGAGGGCTTCCTCGACCGGCAACTACGCCGCTGGGGCAAGCAACTCGACGCCTCCCGCAACCGCGACCTGGCCGGCGTCGACGAGCTGCACGCGGCGCTCGGCCGCCGGCTGCCCGCCTCCCCCGCCCCGGCCGTCGTGCACGGCGACTACCGGCTCGACAACGTCCTGATCGGTGCCGACGACAAGATCAAGGCGATCCTCGACTGGGAGATGTCCACACTCGGCGATCCGCTGACCGACCTCGGCCTGCTGGTGATGTACAGCATGCCGCTCGGCATGCCCGACTCGCCGGTCTCCACGACCGCGCAGGCCCCCGGCCACCCGGCTCCCGCCGAGCTGATCGAGCGCTACGCGGCCCGCTCGGGGCGCGACGTCTCGGCCGTCTCGTGGTACACGGCGTTCGCCTGGTTCAAGCTCGCCGTGATCCTCGAGGGCATCCACTACCGCTACACACTGGGCCAGACGGTCGGCCGCGGCTTCGACCGCATCGGCGACCTCGTCCCCGTCTTCATCGAGCACGGCCTGACCACTCTTCAGGAAGGCTGA
- a CDS encoding class I adenylate-forming enzyme family protein, producing the protein MTASRYAAKPWLALLDDAQRAAIDPADSLVHALRRAVAEVPDRTFLAYFDGRLSYREVDELSDSVAGRLAARGLERGDRVAVLLQNSPQFVLAVLGAWKAGATVVPVNPMYKSGEVAHVLRDGEVAALICSDRAWESYLRETAADSPVRIVLTGCELDFQTRGDARVLTFERSARAGDADDLTAVARAGHKAPGDRDPAPADVALISYTSGTSGTPKGATNTHGNVMYNAERQRTGLHLPEAPVYYAMAPLFHITGMVCQFGACLNSAGTLVLAYRFEPGVVLDAFAEHRPHYTVGPSTAFMALAAHPSVTPDHFSSFRVISSGGAPLPPALVEKFRAGFGPYIRNGYGLTECSAPCASVPPGREAPVDPASGTLAVGVPGPDTVVRIVDDRGEEVPFGEQGEIVVRGPQVVPGYWRRPDATAETFPDGELRTGDIGFMDPQGWLYVVDRKKDMINASGFKVWPREVEDVLYTHPAVREAAVVGVPDGYRGETVKAYISLRPGAEKTDPDALAAYCRERLAAYKYPRQVEILPDLPKTASGKILRRELRSRADDSQ; encoded by the coding sequence GTGACCGCGTCGAGGTATGCGGCCAAGCCCTGGCTGGCGCTTCTCGACGACGCGCAGCGGGCGGCGATCGACCCCGCCGACTCGCTGGTGCACGCCCTGCGCCGGGCCGTCGCCGAGGTTCCGGACCGCACCTTCCTGGCCTACTTCGACGGCCGCCTGAGCTACCGCGAGGTCGACGAGTTGAGCGACTCCGTCGCGGGCCGTCTGGCCGCCCGAGGGCTGGAGCGCGGCGACCGGGTCGCCGTGCTGCTGCAGAACTCCCCGCAGTTCGTGCTCGCCGTGCTCGGCGCCTGGAAGGCGGGTGCCACCGTCGTACCGGTCAATCCGATGTACAAGTCGGGGGAGGTGGCGCACGTCCTGCGGGACGGCGAGGTGGCCGCGCTGATCTGCTCCGACCGGGCCTGGGAGTCGTATCTGCGCGAGACGGCCGCCGACTCGCCGGTGCGGATCGTGCTCACCGGCTGTGAGCTGGACTTCCAGACGCGCGGCGACGCGCGCGTGCTGACCTTCGAGCGGTCGGCGCGGGCCGGTGACGCGGACGATCTGACGGCCGTGGCACGGGCAGGACACAAGGCGCCCGGGGACCGCGACCCCGCTCCCGCCGACGTCGCGCTGATCAGCTACACCTCGGGCACCAGCGGCACCCCCAAGGGGGCCACCAACACACACGGCAACGTCATGTACAACGCCGAGCGGCAGCGGACCGGGCTGCATCTGCCCGAGGCACCGGTGTACTACGCGATGGCGCCGCTGTTCCACATCACCGGGATGGTCTGCCAGTTCGGCGCCTGCCTCAACAGCGCGGGCACGCTCGTGCTGGCGTACCGCTTCGAGCCGGGCGTCGTCCTGGACGCGTTCGCCGAGCACCGGCCGCACTACACGGTCGGACCGTCGACGGCTTTCATGGCGCTGGCCGCTCACCCGTCCGTGACCCCGGACCACTTCTCCTCCTTCCGGGTGATCTCCTCCGGCGGCGCCCCGCTGCCGCCCGCCCTGGTCGAGAAGTTCCGGGCGGGCTTCGGTCCGTACATCCGCAACGGCTACGGGCTGACCGAGTGCAGCGCGCCCTGCGCGTCCGTCCCGCCCGGCCGTGAGGCGCCCGTGGACCCCGCCTCCGGGACACTGGCCGTGGGCGTGCCCGGTCCCGACACGGTCGTACGGATCGTCGACGACCGGGGCGAGGAGGTCCCCTTCGGCGAACAGGGCGAGATCGTCGTTCGCGGGCCGCAGGTCGTGCCCGGTTACTGGCGGCGGCCCGACGCCACCGCCGAGACCTTTCCCGACGGCGAACTGCGCACCGGCGACATCGGGTTCATGGACCCGCAGGGCTGGCTGTACGTCGTCGACCGCAAGAAGGACATGATCAACGCGTCCGGCTTCAAGGTGTGGCCGCGTGAGGTGGAGGACGTGCTGTACACCCACCCTGCGGTGCGCGAGGCGGCCGTCGTCGGAGTGCCCGACGGGTACCGCGGGGAGACCGTCAAGGCCTACATCAGCCTGCGTCCGGGTGCCGAGAAAACGGACCCGGATGCACTCGCCGCCTACTGCAGGGAGAGACTGGCGGCTTACAAATATCCGCGGCAGGTGGAGATACTGCCCGACTTGCCCAAGACGGCGAGTGGGAAGATCCTCCGTCGGGAACTGCGTTCCCGCGCGGACGACAGTCAGTAG